A single region of the Streptomyces sp. NBC_00236 genome encodes:
- a CDS encoding helix-turn-helix transcriptional regulator has product MTTRPLHVHSDHAVCDAAMSLYSEALAVGRVSRSAATPLPCLSDNALLVPDPLDSRFLRPVPPTAALAHLLHPIAQGLLDQVRASDRLAKALAPLVSFGHDVPHLAITVLKGRSTVQASINESARDVREEILTLQPGSTRTPEDLQLALSGTLPTVERGVRVRHIYQHSARYSPALKAYVGQLPSSLLQVRTMEQAIEVLMIFDRTVAYVPAEPDRSVALEIRHPALVTFLAQTYETLWAQATPFTQQLPTALPGTALTAVQHSVARLLAEGHVDETVAHKLGISVRTCRAHIAKLMQTLGATSRTHLGALLVRSGIAEPAAPRTAKGPPAPRTAEEPATPDVPG; this is encoded by the coding sequence ATGACGACGAGGCCGCTGCACGTGCACAGTGACCACGCGGTGTGCGACGCGGCGATGAGCCTGTACTCCGAGGCATTGGCCGTCGGGCGCGTCTCCCGGTCCGCGGCCACCCCGCTGCCCTGTCTCAGCGACAACGCGCTCCTCGTACCCGATCCGCTCGACAGCCGTTTCCTGCGCCCCGTACCGCCGACGGCGGCCCTCGCTCACCTGCTGCACCCCATCGCACAGGGGCTCCTGGATCAGGTGCGGGCCTCCGACCGCCTGGCCAAGGCGCTGGCACCGCTGGTCTCCTTCGGACACGACGTGCCTCACCTCGCCATCACCGTGCTCAAGGGACGCTCGACAGTCCAGGCGTCCATCAACGAATCCGCGCGAGACGTGCGCGAAGAGATCCTCACGCTTCAGCCCGGCAGCACCCGGACACCGGAAGATCTCCAACTGGCCCTGTCAGGCACGCTGCCCACGGTTGAACGGGGCGTTCGGGTGCGGCACATCTACCAGCATTCCGCGCGCTACAGCCCGGCTCTCAAGGCGTACGTGGGACAGCTGCCGAGCAGCCTCCTCCAGGTCCGCACCATGGAACAGGCCATCGAAGTCCTCATGATCTTCGACCGCACGGTCGCCTACGTCCCCGCCGAACCCGACCGCAGCGTCGCCCTGGAGATCCGCCATCCCGCGCTGGTCACCTTCCTCGCCCAGACGTACGAAACGCTCTGGGCCCAGGCCACCCCCTTCACCCAGCAGCTCCCCACCGCCCTGCCCGGGACAGCGCTCACAGCCGTCCAGCACAGCGTCGCCCGCCTCCTCGCCGAAGGGCACGTGGACGAGACCGTCGCCCACAAACTCGGCATCAGCGTCCGCACCTGCCGCGCCCACATCGCCAAACTCATGCAGACCCTCGGCGCCACCAGCCGCACCCACCTCGGCGCGCTCCTCGTCCGCTCCGGCATCGCCGAGCCCGCAGCTCCGCGTACGGCGAAAGGGCCCCCGGCGCCGCGCACAGCAGAAGAGCCCGCCACCCCCGACGTTCCGGGGTGA
- a CDS encoding helix-turn-helix transcriptional regulator: MGRDEDTPVHAHADRQLCDAAVTIYTEALRTGRIPRTALQPAPCLLELALVHPDPQDDDWIRPVPPSAALAHLLQPVIREIHERIRLSASLADSLAPLASVPSADPNLSITVLEGIPLIEAAIQSALDGAQEEILTLQPGSSRPAEQLKKALARALSTVDRGATLRHIYQHPARYSPTIKTYLDEVPPGHIQVRTIEQTVERLFIFDRTVAFIPANPTRDVALEIRHPALVRYLIQVYEVLWAQATPLTEPLQPAPPSATVTAVQLSIARLLIEGHIDQVVARKLGISVRTCRAHIAKLMQTFNATSRTQLGALLAQSGLAESPAP; encoded by the coding sequence ATGGGCAGGGATGAGGACACACCGGTCCACGCGCACGCGGACCGCCAACTGTGCGACGCAGCAGTCACGATCTACACCGAAGCGCTCCGCACAGGACGAATACCCCGGACCGCGCTGCAGCCCGCACCGTGCTTGCTCGAGTTGGCGCTCGTGCACCCCGACCCCCAGGACGACGACTGGATCCGGCCGGTGCCGCCGTCCGCGGCCCTCGCCCACCTGCTGCAGCCCGTCATACGGGAGATTCACGAGCGCATCAGGCTCTCCGCCTCGCTCGCGGATTCCCTGGCTCCCCTGGCTTCTGTCCCCAGCGCGGACCCCAACCTCTCCATCACCGTCCTCGAAGGCATCCCGCTGATCGAGGCCGCCATTCAGAGCGCCCTGGATGGTGCACAGGAAGAAATCCTCACCCTGCAGCCGGGGAGCAGCCGCCCGGCGGAACAACTCAAGAAGGCGTTGGCACGTGCGTTGTCCACGGTCGACCGCGGCGCCACCCTCCGCCACATCTACCAGCACCCCGCGCGCTACAGCCCGACGATCAAGACCTATCTGGACGAGGTGCCCCCCGGTCACATCCAGGTCCGCACCATCGAGCAGACCGTCGAGCGGCTCTTCATCTTCGACCGCACCGTGGCCTTCATCCCCGCCAACCCCACGCGCGACGTGGCCCTGGAGATCCGTCACCCCGCGCTCGTCCGCTACCTGATCCAGGTCTACGAGGTCCTGTGGGCCCAGGCCACCCCACTCACCGAACCGCTGCAGCCGGCCCCTCCGAGCGCCACCGTCACCGCGGTCCAGCTCAGCATCGCGCGCCTCCTCATCGAAGGCCACATCGATCAGGTGGTGGCCCGCAAGCTCGGCATCAGCGTCCGCACCTGCCGCGCCCACATCGCCAAGCTCATGCAGACCTTCAACGCCACCAGCCGCACCCAACTGGGCGCCCTCCTGGCCCAGTCCGGCCTTGCCGAAAGCCCTGCGCCATGA